The following proteins are encoded in a genomic region of Nicotiana sylvestris chromosome 4, ASM39365v2, whole genome shotgun sequence:
- the LOC104247074 gene encoding uncharacterized protein — translation MEYSKEKTGAWLSVPQFGNWDQNGVFPDYSMDFSKIRENRKQNKKDLSRASLGNEKELIFTTKKDVNSGYSPHSNDQHYHQSRCPTRMRRIFNYFNCCSAKA, via the exons ATGGAATATAGCAAGGAG AAAACTGGAGCATGGCTATCAGTACCACAATTTGGAAACTGGGACCAAAATGGTGTATTCCCAGACTACTCTATGGATTTCTCTAAAATAAGAGAGAATAGGAAACAAAACAAGAAAGACTTGTCAAGAGCTAGTTTAGGTAATGAGAAAGAGCTCATTTTTACTACCAAAAAGGATGTAAATTCAGGTTACTCTCCCCACAGTAATGATCAACATTACCATCAAAGCCGTTGTCCAACT AGGATGAGAAGGATCTTCAACTATTTCAACTGCTGTAGTGCAAAAGCTTGA
- the LOC138889238 gene encoding uncharacterized protein, with product MALNAQDAINVGVEEVEDVEQEEVLPQAQRRGRNANANVNANNNIPDPLPPPPRVAPRVLPNQGYASAIVPPRIRAGNFQITNVMLTLLEQRGYFTSASDQNAYKHLKGFVDTYWGSKQTNVSEDALRLRLIPFSLRGKALDWLERLPNHSITTWDELVDKFIAKFFSPSHMEALRDEILAFKQEPTEPLHEIWEWFWMMVKECPNNDMNDVMIQQTFYRGINTTNQCIVNQLAGGNFMKLPYNEACDVLDEMADTSSAWQSRDNVPQGDPNVIHLHKELHDHSQAIAELTTTMTQLAKAQLQQVQNLRQVNAMEGVNMMKRRQTWKQQPQENFDNYDDGGGYSNEGFDDQSKEVQYVNNCQRNREELQNDEIPLVVEDVVEQSASDDVRIEIDEGEEETQEAVNPSREHVIDMTEPMVPKAKAPLPRPPPPYPQRLAKQKGDNQFKKFIEMMKSLTINVPLVEALEQMPGYAKFMKDLVTKKRSMECETIKMTHQVSSIVHSMAPKLEDPGAFTIPYTIGSADFVKALCDLGASINLMPYSVFKTLVIGQPCPTSMRLQMAD from the exons ATGGCTTTAAATGCACAAGATGCTATTAATGTGGGAGTGGAGGAGGTGGAAGACGTAGAACAAGAGGAGGTTTTACCCCAAGCACAAAGACGGGGTAGAAATGCTAATGCAAATGTTAATGCTAATAACAACATACCAGACCCTCTTCCACCTCCACCAAGAGTGGCACCAAGAGTTCTACCCAATCAAGGGTACGCAAGTGCAatagttcctccccgaatccgggcggggaattTCCAAATCACCAATGTCATGCTCACTTTGCTCGAACAACGAGGGTACTTCACAAGCGCCTCGGACCAAAACGCATACAAGCATTTGAAAGGGTTTGTGGATACttattgggggagcaagcagacaAATGTTTCGGAAGATGCACTGAGGTTAAGGCTTATACccttctcacttcgggggaaggcattggattggttGGAGAGACTCCCAAATCATTCCATAACTACATGGGATGAGTTAGTCgataaatttattgccaagttcttttctcctagTCATATGGAGGCTCTTCGAGATGAgattctagccttcaagcaagagccgacGGAGCCtttacatgagatatgggagtGGTTTTGGATGATGGTAAAAGAGTGCCCCAACAACGATATGAATGATGTTATGATCCAACAGACATTCTATCGGGGTATAaacacaacaaaccagtgcatTGTCAATCAGTTGGCCGGTGGTAATTTTATGAAGCTTCCATACAACGAAGCTTGTGATgttcttgatgaaatggccgatacttcttcggcatggcaaagccgggataatgttcctcaaggtgatccTAATGTTATACACTTGCATAAGGAGTTGCATGATCACAGCCAAGCCATTGCCGAACTCACAACAACAATGACCCAATTGGCTAAAGCGCAacttcaacaagttcaaaatctgCGCCAAGTCAATGCCATGGAGGGAGTGAATATGATGAAAAGAAGGCAAACATGGAAACAACAACCTCAAGAAAATTTTGACAACTATGATGATGGTGGTGGATATTCgaatgaaggttttgatgaccaaagtaaggaagtccaatatgtcaacaactgcCAAAGGAATAGAG AAGAGTTGCAAAATGATGAGatcccgttggtagttgaggatgttgttgaacaaagtgcaagtgatgatgtgagaattgaaattgatgagggtgaggaggagactcaagaggccgtgaacccgtctagggaacacgtcattgatatgACCGAACCGatggtgccaaaagccaaggcacccttgcctagacctcctccgccatatcctcaaaggttggccaagcaaaaaggTGACAACCAGTTTAAAAAATTcattgagatgatgaagagtttgactataaatgtgcccttggtggaggcacttgaacaaatgccgggatatgcaaagttcatgaaggacttggttacTAAAAAGAGATcgatggagtgtgagacaatcaagatgacacACCAAGTGAGTTCCATTGTACACTCCATGGCTCCAAAGCTAGAGGATCCCGGAGCATTCACAATACCAtataccattggaagtgccgatttCGTAAAAGCCCtatgtgacttgggggcaagtatcaatctcatgccatattcggtcttcaagaccttggttATCGGACAACCttgtccaacttctatgaggcttcaaatggccgACTGa